In the Malus domestica chromosome 16, GDT2T_hap1 genome, one interval contains:
- the LOC103446124 gene encoding kinesin-like protein KIN-8B isoform X2 produces MVGTQDDPGLMVLSLHTIFDLIKKDKNSVEFEVSCSYLEVYNEVIYDLLEKSSGHLELREDPEQGVIVAGLRCIKVQSADKILELLNLGNSRRKTESTEANATSSRSHAVLEIKVKRKQRNKYRNQVMRGKLALVDLAGSERASETNSGGQKLRDGANINRSLLALASCINALGKQQKKGLAYVPYRNSKLTRILKDGLSGNSQTIMVATVSPLDSQYHHTVNTLKYADRAKEIKTHIQKNIDTIDTHVSDYQQMIDSLQIEVCQLRKELAEKESQLSVKPVEKAADDELSWLNILSHETSENVQERINLQKASFELEETNLRNRIELQHLDDAIAKQQAIGNDGEILEAMRTRRQVILDNIRDNDESGVNYHMDIEANEKHRCNLQNMIEEAISNNGNKTYLRILSQYRLLGMANTELQFEMAMRDQVINNQREALRNMWDLLMGLGLDERQIMDLASNKGITIEEDSTTTPLLGLSAREQSPDLDSGKYASLGPCHGMGHLYSRSSSTFQHSQELGPRSLPWGHLDLTQSFCREEHHSSYYLLSHDQSPSACMSMRTSSEHWVGGRSSPWFGTIDKHPQDLRKSYPVTEHSSFSRW; encoded by the exons ATGGTTGGGACACAAGATGATCCAGGACTTATGGTTCTTAGTCTGCATACAATTTTTGATCTAATAAAGAAGGACAAGAACTCTGTTGAATTTGAAGTTTCCTGTTCATATCTTGAAGTCTACAATGAG GTCATCTATGATTTGCTTGAAAAGTCATCTGGCCATTTGGAACTCAGAGAGGACCCAGAGCAAGGAGTAATTGTTGCTGGGCTGAGGTGTATCAAG GTACAATCAGCAGATAAGATTCTTGAACTCTTAAACTTGGGGAATAGCCGACGGAAAACTGAAAGCACAGAGGCTAATGCAACATCTTCTCG ATCACATGCAGTGCtggaaataaaagtaaaaaggaAACAGAGAAACAAGTATCGTAATCAAGTAATGCGAGGAAAACTTGCACTTGTGGATCTTGCTGGTAGCGAACGAGCTTCGGAAACAAACAGTGGAGGCCAAAAGTTAAGGGATGGAGCAAATATTAACCGTTCACTTCTTGCTTTAGCAAGCTGCATAAATGCACTTGGGAAACAGCAAAAGAAGGGTCTTGCTTATGTTCCTTACCGTAATAG CAAATTGACACGAATACTCAAAGATGGTTTGAGTGGCAATTCTCAAACTATCATGGTTGCTACTGTATCCCCTTTGGACAGTCAATATCATCACACTGTGAATACCTTGAAATATGCTGATCGAGCAAAGGAGATAAAGACACACATCCAG AAAAACATTGACACTATTGATACCCATGTATCAGACTACCAACAAATGATTGACAGTCTTCAG ATTGAGGTTTGTCAATTGAGAAAAGAACTAGCTGAAAAGGAATCACAGCTAAGTGTCAAACCTGTTGAAAAGGCTGCTGACGATGAACTTTCGTGGTTGAATATTTTGAGCCATGAAACCAGTGAAAATGTTCAGGAAAGGATAAACTTACAGAAGGCATCATTTGAGCTTGAGGAAACCAACCTTCGTAACCGGATTGAACTCCAACATCTTGACGATGCTATAGCAAAACAACAG GCTATTGGAAACGATGGTGAAATTTTAGAGGCCATGAGAACGAGGCGACAAGTTATTCTGGATAACATCCGGGACAATGATGAATCTGGTGTTAATTACCATATG GATATCGAAGCAAATGAGAAGCATCGATGCAATCTTCAAAATATGATTGAGGAGGCCATTAGTAACAATGGAAATAAAACGTACTTGCGTATTCTTAGTCAATACAGGCTCTTG GGAATGGCAAATACTGAGCTTCAGTTTGAAATGGCAATGAGGGATCAAGTGATTAACAACCAACGGGAAGCACTGCGAAACATGTGGGACTTGCTTATGGGGTTAGGACTTGATGAGAGACAGATCATGGACCTTGCATCTAATAAGGGAATAACAATAGAAGAAGACTCTACAACGACACCCCTTCTGGGGCTTTCTGCTAGGGAGCAATCACCAGATTTGGATTCCGGAAAATATGCTTCTTTAGGTCCTTGTCATGGCATGGGGCATTTGTATTCTAGATCGTCTTCCACCTTTCAGCACTCTCAAGAGTTAGGTCCGAGATCATTGCCCTGGGGGCATTTGGATTTGACTCAGTCTTTTTGCAGAGAGGAACACCACAGTTCGTATTACTTACTGTCACATGATCAGTCTCCTTCAGCCTGTATGAGTATGAGGACAAGTAGTGAGCACTGGGTTGGTGGAAGGTCAAGtccgtggtttggaactatCGATAAACATCCTCAAGATTTGCGAAAATCATATCCAGTGACAGAGCACTCAAGCTTCAGCAGATGGTAA
- the LOC103446124 gene encoding kinesin-like protein KIN-8B isoform X1 — protein MPTIRAPGAKKTTTLTVAVKCRPFRLRERGRDIVRVVDNKEVLVLDPDLSKDYLERKQNRTKEKKYSFDHVFDPVSSNLDVYTKCISSVISGVVHGLNATVFAYGSTGSGKTYTMVGTQDDPGLMVLSLHTIFDLIKKDKNSVEFEVSCSYLEVYNEVIYDLLEKSSGHLELREDPEQGVIVAGLRCIKVQSADKILELLNLGNSRRKTESTEANATSSRSHAVLEIKVKRKQRNKYRNQVMRGKLALVDLAGSERASETNSGGQKLRDGANINRSLLALASCINALGKQQKKGLAYVPYRNSKLTRILKDGLSGNSQTIMVATVSPLDSQYHHTVNTLKYADRAKEIKTHIQKNIDTIDTHVSDYQQMIDSLQIEVCQLRKELAEKESQLSVKPVEKAADDELSWLNILSHETSENVQERINLQKASFELEETNLRNRIELQHLDDAIAKQQAIGNDGEILEAMRTRRQVILDNIRDNDESGVNYHMDIEANEKHRCNLQNMIEEAISNNGNKTYLRILSQYRLLGMANTELQFEMAMRDQVINNQREALRNMWDLLMGLGLDERQIMDLASNKGITIEEDSTTTPLLGLSAREQSPDLDSGKYASLGPCHGMGHLYSRSSSTFQHSQELGPRSLPWGHLDLTQSFCREEHHSSYYLLSHDQSPSACMSMRTSSEHWVGGRSSPWFGTIDKHPQDLRKSYPVTEHSSFSRW, from the exons ATGCCTACCATTAGAGCTCCGGGGGCGAAGAAAACTACAACACTCACG GTTGCTGTGAAATGCAGGCCGTTTAGGCTGCGAGAGCGCGGTCGCGACATTGTTCGCGTAGTTGACAATAAG GAGGTGCTTGTGTTAGATCCTGATCTGTCAAAGGACTACCTTGAACGAAAACAGAACCGgacaaaggaaaaaaagtaTTCTTTTGATCATGTGTTCGATCCGGTTTCTTCTAATTTG GATGTCTACACAAAATGCATATCTTCCGTGATATCTGGGGTTGTTCACGGCCTCAATGCAACTGTGTTTGCATATGGTTCTACCGGGAG TGGTAAAACTTATACGATGGTTGGGACACAAGATGATCCAGGACTTATGGTTCTTAGTCTGCATACAATTTTTGATCTAATAAAGAAGGACAAGAACTCTGTTGAATTTGAAGTTTCCTGTTCATATCTTGAAGTCTACAATGAG GTCATCTATGATTTGCTTGAAAAGTCATCTGGCCATTTGGAACTCAGAGAGGACCCAGAGCAAGGAGTAATTGTTGCTGGGCTGAGGTGTATCAAG GTACAATCAGCAGATAAGATTCTTGAACTCTTAAACTTGGGGAATAGCCGACGGAAAACTGAAAGCACAGAGGCTAATGCAACATCTTCTCG ATCACATGCAGTGCtggaaataaaagtaaaaaggaAACAGAGAAACAAGTATCGTAATCAAGTAATGCGAGGAAAACTTGCACTTGTGGATCTTGCTGGTAGCGAACGAGCTTCGGAAACAAACAGTGGAGGCCAAAAGTTAAGGGATGGAGCAAATATTAACCGTTCACTTCTTGCTTTAGCAAGCTGCATAAATGCACTTGGGAAACAGCAAAAGAAGGGTCTTGCTTATGTTCCTTACCGTAATAG CAAATTGACACGAATACTCAAAGATGGTTTGAGTGGCAATTCTCAAACTATCATGGTTGCTACTGTATCCCCTTTGGACAGTCAATATCATCACACTGTGAATACCTTGAAATATGCTGATCGAGCAAAGGAGATAAAGACACACATCCAG AAAAACATTGACACTATTGATACCCATGTATCAGACTACCAACAAATGATTGACAGTCTTCAG ATTGAGGTTTGTCAATTGAGAAAAGAACTAGCTGAAAAGGAATCACAGCTAAGTGTCAAACCTGTTGAAAAGGCTGCTGACGATGAACTTTCGTGGTTGAATATTTTGAGCCATGAAACCAGTGAAAATGTTCAGGAAAGGATAAACTTACAGAAGGCATCATTTGAGCTTGAGGAAACCAACCTTCGTAACCGGATTGAACTCCAACATCTTGACGATGCTATAGCAAAACAACAG GCTATTGGAAACGATGGTGAAATTTTAGAGGCCATGAGAACGAGGCGACAAGTTATTCTGGATAACATCCGGGACAATGATGAATCTGGTGTTAATTACCATATG GATATCGAAGCAAATGAGAAGCATCGATGCAATCTTCAAAATATGATTGAGGAGGCCATTAGTAACAATGGAAATAAAACGTACTTGCGTATTCTTAGTCAATACAGGCTCTTG GGAATGGCAAATACTGAGCTTCAGTTTGAAATGGCAATGAGGGATCAAGTGATTAACAACCAACGGGAAGCACTGCGAAACATGTGGGACTTGCTTATGGGGTTAGGACTTGATGAGAGACAGATCATGGACCTTGCATCTAATAAGGGAATAACAATAGAAGAAGACTCTACAACGACACCCCTTCTGGGGCTTTCTGCTAGGGAGCAATCACCAGATTTGGATTCCGGAAAATATGCTTCTTTAGGTCCTTGTCATGGCATGGGGCATTTGTATTCTAGATCGTCTTCCACCTTTCAGCACTCTCAAGAGTTAGGTCCGAGATCATTGCCCTGGGGGCATTTGGATTTGACTCAGTCTTTTTGCAGAGAGGAACACCACAGTTCGTATTACTTACTGTCACATGATCAGTCTCCTTCAGCCTGTATGAGTATGAGGACAAGTAGTGAGCACTGGGTTGGTGGAAGGTCAAGtccgtggtttggaactatCGATAAACATCCTCAAGATTTGCGAAAATCATATCCAGTGACAGAGCACTCAAGCTTCAGCAGATGGTAA